From a region of the Methylomonas rapida genome:
- a CDS encoding adenosylmethionine--8-amino-7-oxononanoate transaminase → MTNNQLIARRDLAVLWHPCTQMKDHEQLPLIPIKSGQGVWLEDFDGKRYLDAISSWWVNLFGHCNPIINQAVKAQLDTLEHVILGGFTHESALELAEKLVEITPPNLDKVFYADNGSSAIEVALKMSFHYWRNLGQTRKTQFVTLENSYHGETLGALAVGNVALYKETYGPLLMDVITVPSPDCYHREAGESWRDYSLRRFADMENTLAKHADEVCAVIVEPLVQCAGSMRMYDPVYLKLLREACDKYGVHLIADEIAVGFGRTGTLFACEQAGISPDFLCLSKGLTGGYLPLSAVLTSNKVYEAFYDDYQNLTAFLHSHSYTGNALACRAALATIGIFQSQDVLGRNRHLAQIMAKAAERFKEHPHVAEVRQTGMIMAIEMVKDKLTREAYPWQQRRGLKVYQYALSQGVLLRPLGNVIYFMPPYVINEQEIERMADVAWQGIQRATQD, encoded by the coding sequence ATGACAAACAATCAACTCATCGCCCGGCGCGATCTCGCCGTACTCTGGCACCCTTGCACGCAAATGAAGGATCACGAGCAATTGCCCTTGATCCCGATCAAGTCCGGCCAAGGCGTCTGGCTGGAGGATTTCGACGGCAAGCGTTATCTGGACGCCATCAGTTCCTGGTGGGTCAATTTGTTCGGGCACTGTAACCCGATAATTAACCAGGCCGTCAAGGCCCAGCTCGATACCTTGGAGCATGTCATCCTCGGTGGCTTCACGCATGAGTCGGCACTGGAGCTGGCGGAAAAGCTGGTCGAGATCACGCCGCCGAATCTGGACAAAGTGTTCTATGCCGACAACGGCTCGTCGGCGATCGAAGTCGCATTGAAGATGAGCTTTCATTACTGGCGCAACCTGGGGCAAACCCGAAAGACCCAATTTGTCACGCTGGAAAACAGTTACCACGGCGAAACCCTGGGCGCGCTGGCGGTTGGTAACGTGGCCTTGTACAAGGAAACTTACGGGCCGTTGCTGATGGATGTCATCACGGTGCCCAGCCCGGATTGTTACCATCGCGAAGCCGGCGAGAGCTGGCGGGATTATTCGCTTCGCCGTTTCGCCGACATGGAAAACACGCTGGCCAAGCATGCCGATGAAGTGTGCGCGGTGATCGTCGAGCCCTTGGTGCAATGCGCCGGCAGCATGCGCATGTACGATCCCGTGTATTTGAAATTGCTGCGCGAGGCCTGCGATAAATACGGCGTGCATCTGATCGCTGATGAAATCGCCGTCGGTTTCGGCCGCACCGGGACTTTATTCGCGTGCGAACAGGCCGGCATCAGCCCGGATTTTTTGTGCTTGTCCAAGGGGCTGACCGGCGGCTATTTACCGTTGTCGGCGGTGCTGACCAGCAACAAGGTCTACGAGGCTTTTTACGACGATTACCAAAACCTGACAGCATTCTTGCATTCGCACAGTTACACCGGCAACGCACTGGCTTGCCGGGCAGCGCTGGCGACGATAGGTATTTTCCAGAGCCAGGACGTGCTGGGCCGTAACCGGCATTTGGCACAGATCATGGCCAAAGCCGCCGAGCGTTTCAAAGAACATCCACATGTGGCCGAGGTGCGGCAAACCGGCATGATCATGGCCATCGAGATGGTCAAAGACAAACTGACGCGCGAAGCTTATCCGTGGCAGCAGCGGCGCGGATTGAAAGTCTATCAATATGCCCTGTCGCAGGGCGTGCTGTTGCGTCCGCTAGGCAATGTCATTTATTTTATGCCGCCTTATGTGATCAACGAACAGGAGATAGAACGGATGGCGGACGTAGCTTGGCAAGGCATACAACGGGCGACGCAAGACTGA
- the dapD gene encoding 2,3,4,5-tetrahydropyridine-2,6-dicarboxylate N-succinyltransferase, protein MSNLETIINDAFENRAEISPSTVSAEVREAVATALNMLDKGEARVAEKKDGDWVTNQWLKKAVLLSFRINENKVIESGDVRYYDKVPTKFGQYSEDDFAKAGVRVVPNAVARYGSYVAPGAILMPSYVNIGAYVDSGTMVDTWVTVGSCAQIGKNVHLSGGVGIGGVLEPLQANPTIIGDNCFIGARSEIVEGVIVEDNCVVSMGVYIGQSTKIFNRMTGEVTYGRIPAGSVVVSGNLPSKDGSHSLYCAVIIKQVDEKTRSKTGINELLRD, encoded by the coding sequence ATGTCAAATCTGGAAACCATCATCAATGACGCGTTTGAAAACCGCGCCGAAATCAGTCCGTCCACCGTTTCCGCCGAAGTTCGAGAAGCTGTTGCCACTGCATTGAACATGCTGGACAAAGGCGAAGCCCGCGTCGCCGAGAAAAAAGACGGCGACTGGGTCACCAACCAATGGCTGAAAAAAGCCGTGCTGCTGTCGTTCCGCATCAACGAAAACAAGGTCATCGAAAGCGGCGACGTGCGCTATTACGACAAGGTGCCGACCAAATTCGGCCAATATAGCGAAGACGATTTCGCCAAAGCCGGCGTCCGCGTGGTGCCAAACGCGGTAGCCCGTTATGGCTCCTACGTCGCCCCCGGCGCCATCCTGATGCCTTCCTACGTCAACATTGGCGCCTACGTCGACAGCGGCACCATGGTCGACACCTGGGTAACCGTGGGTTCCTGCGCGCAGATCGGCAAAAACGTGCATTTGTCCGGCGGCGTCGGCATTGGCGGCGTGTTGGAACCACTGCAAGCCAACCCCACCATCATCGGTGACAACTGCTTCATCGGTGCCCGCTCTGAGATCGTCGAGGGCGTCATCGTCGAAGACAACTGCGTGGTTTCGATGGGCGTCTACATCGGCCAAAGCACCAAGATCTTCAACCGCATGACCGGTGAAGTGACTTACGGCCGCATCCCCGCCGGCTCGGTAGTGGTTTCCGGCAACCTGCCTTCCAAAGACGGCAGCCACAGCCTGTATTGCGCAGTGATCATCAAGCAGGTCGACGAAAAAACCCGCAGCAAAACCGGCATCAACGAGTTATTGAGAGACTAA
- a CDS encoding CPBP family glutamic-type intramembrane protease → MAWIVALAPLVWLLLLAAGASLLGFGLLQLFGDLLPLHKTVSKLTLILLLIGVFPLRKKLGFSWGELGFAPPRAFFNQLGQGLLLGLLTLLPVLLTLYALDVHVWDSSRHWTAGKLVERMGLGLLLSLLIGIGEELLFRGLLLSLLRRYLPVWLAIGLGSLYFAALHFLKSKTQIPYEQQTVFSGFELMAEAFANWLNPEIISALIALFFVGAFLAVIRTQVPQSLGLCIGCHAGWVWQIKLSKDLFNVNSDAAYLYLVSSYDGVVGPLVSIWLAIAIGVWLWLGLNPERHESSQGAR, encoded by the coding sequence ATGGCCTGGATCGTCGCGCTGGCGCCTTTGGTTTGGTTGCTGCTGCTGGCGGCTGGCGCCAGTCTGCTGGGTTTTGGTTTGTTGCAGCTGTTCGGCGACCTGCTGCCGCTGCACAAGACGGTCAGCAAGCTGACCTTGATCTTGTTGTTGATAGGTGTGTTTCCGCTGCGGAAAAAACTGGGCTTTAGCTGGGGCGAACTGGGCTTTGCCCCGCCGCGTGCGTTTTTCAATCAATTGGGTCAAGGCTTGTTGCTGGGCCTGCTGACCTTGTTGCCGGTGCTGCTGACGCTGTATGCGTTGGATGTGCACGTTTGGGACTCTAGCCGGCATTGGACGGCGGGCAAACTGGTCGAGCGCATGGGCTTGGGATTATTGTTGTCGCTGTTGATCGGAATCGGCGAAGAGCTGCTGTTCCGCGGCTTGTTGTTAAGCCTGTTGCGCCGCTATTTGCCCGTGTGGTTGGCGATAGGCCTAGGCTCGCTGTATTTCGCGGCGCTGCATTTCCTGAAAAGCAAAACCCAGATTCCTTACGAGCAGCAAACAGTCTTCAGCGGTTTTGAATTGATGGCGGAAGCGTTCGCCAACTGGTTGAATCCGGAAATCATCAGTGCACTGATTGCGCTGTTTTTCGTCGGTGCTTTTCTGGCCGTCATTCGGACTCAAGTGCCGCAAAGCTTGGGGCTTTGCATAGGCTGTCATGCCGGCTGGGTCTGGCAAATCAAGCTCAGCAAGGATCTCTTCAACGTCAATTCTGACGCCGCTTACCTGTATCTGGTCAGTAGCTACGATGGTGTAGTGGGGCCGTTGGTCAGCATCTGGTTGGCGATAGCGATCGGTGTTTGGCTATGGTTGGGGCTAAACCCGGAAAGGCACGAAAGCAGCCAAGGAGCACGATAG
- the rpoD gene encoding RNA polymerase sigma factor RpoD, translated as MNQEQQQSQLKQLIAKGKAQGYLTYAEVNDHLPSDIIDPEQIDDIIGMINDMGIQVYEVAPDDDDSLITADTVVSVDDEEEVAEVAALASVDSEFGRTTDPVRLYMREMGSVELLTREQELKIAKRIEEGQRQVVGAIARSGFIVESFIETFDLVADEESSMRLGDLVQGFVDYTDLDEEEVAVADDIDIDAPDEEEAATATEEDEVKAVDYHEVKEKVDLLKKALKSAMSAVKKHGYGHDKAEKAFDALSEIFSQFKWTPQYLKKMTTIADDLIVAIREQERRVMDLCVKKAKVPRRDFINAFTENEANLDWLAQFAAAHPQFAEVLQANQEQIKAAQQKLAAIESQYGLSISVLKNICRNISLGEAKARRAKKEMIEANLRLVISIAKKYTNRGLQFLDLIQEGNIGLMKAVDKFEYRRGYKFSTYATWWIRQAITRSIADQARTIRIPVHMIETINKLNRVSRQILQELGREATPEELAERMEMPEDKIRKVLKIAKEPISMETPIGDDEDSHLGDFIEDSKMLSPVESATIAGLRESTQNVLAGLTAREAKVLRMRFGINMNTDHTLEEVGKQFDVTRERIRQIEAKALRKLRHPSRSEQLRCFLDGE; from the coding sequence ATGAATCAAGAACAACAGCAATCTCAACTTAAACAACTGATAGCAAAAGGCAAGGCGCAAGGTTATTTGACCTACGCCGAGGTCAATGACCATTTGCCTAGCGATATCATTGATCCTGAGCAGATTGACGATATTATCGGCATGATCAATGACATGGGCATTCAGGTGTATGAAGTTGCGCCGGATGACGATGACTCCTTGATCACCGCGGATACCGTTGTCTCCGTTGACGATGAGGAAGAGGTGGCCGAAGTCGCGGCATTGGCATCGGTCGACAGCGAGTTTGGCCGGACCACCGACCCCGTACGGCTGTACATGCGGGAAATGGGCTCCGTCGAATTGTTGACTCGCGAGCAAGAGCTGAAAATCGCCAAGCGTATCGAAGAAGGTCAGCGTCAAGTGGTCGGCGCAATCGCGCGTTCTGGATTCATCGTGGAATCGTTCATCGAAACCTTTGATTTGGTCGCGGATGAAGAATCCAGTATGCGATTGGGCGACTTGGTGCAGGGTTTCGTCGATTACACTGATCTCGACGAAGAAGAGGTGGCGGTTGCCGACGACATCGATATCGATGCGCCCGACGAGGAGGAAGCGGCTACCGCCACGGAGGAAGATGAGGTCAAGGCGGTCGATTATCATGAGGTCAAGGAAAAAGTCGATCTGTTGAAAAAGGCTTTAAAGTCCGCGATGTCCGCGGTGAAAAAGCACGGTTATGGGCATGACAAGGCCGAGAAGGCTTTTGACGCGCTCAGTGAAATCTTTTCTCAGTTCAAGTGGACTCCCCAGTATCTGAAAAAAATGACCACCATTGCCGATGACTTGATCGTTGCCATTCGTGAGCAGGAGAGGCGGGTGATGGATTTGTGCGTCAAAAAAGCCAAAGTGCCTCGGCGGGATTTCATCAACGCCTTTACCGAAAACGAGGCCAATCTTGATTGGCTGGCGCAGTTCGCTGCTGCGCATCCTCAGTTTGCAGAGGTCCTGCAGGCCAATCAGGAGCAAATCAAGGCGGCGCAGCAAAAGCTGGCGGCTATCGAATCTCAGTATGGCTTGAGCATTTCGGTCTTGAAAAATATTTGCCGCAACATCTCGTTGGGCGAGGCCAAGGCCAGGCGCGCGAAGAAGGAAATGATCGAGGCCAACCTGCGCTTGGTGATCTCGATTGCCAAGAAATACACCAATCGCGGCTTGCAGTTCCTGGATTTGATTCAGGAAGGCAATATCGGCCTGATGAAAGCGGTGGATAAATTCGAATATCGCCGCGGTTATAAATTCTCGACTTATGCCACTTGGTGGATACGTCAGGCGATTACTCGTTCGATCGCCGATCAGGCCCGAACCATCCGGATTCCTGTGCACATGATAGAAACGATCAACAAGCTCAATCGCGTATCCAGGCAGATTTTGCAGGAACTTGGCCGCGAAGCGACTCCTGAAGAATTGGCCGAGCGCATGGAAATGCCGGAAGACAAGATCCGTAAGGTATTGAAAATCGCCAAGGAGCCGATTTCGATGGAAACCCCGATTGGCGACGACGAAGATTCGCATTTGGGTGATTTTATCGAAGATTCCAAGATGCTATCCCCGGTGGAATCTGCTACAATCGCCGGCCTTCGCGAATCCACCCAAAATGTGCTGGCTGGATTGACCGCAAGAGAGGCAAAAGTGCTGCGCATGCGTTTTGGTATCAATATGAATACCGACCATACGCTGGAAGAAGTTGGCAAACAATTCGACGTCACCCGTGAACGGATTCGTCAAATCGAAGCCAAGGCGCTCAGGAAATTGCGCCATCCTTCGCGCTCCGAGCAATTGCGTTGTTTCCTTGATGGCGAATAA
- a CDS encoding L,D-transpeptidase family protein — protein sequence MPVPLPESSQPVIDSIVEPVSLIPTDNPIGAILLSKRHPLLLRADFTRVSDPVIQIYQHNGFEPIWFTPHRSEKNLQDLITILSNASSDALNPINYDVELIKNSIGQQDLDSNMTASYDVALTVSLVRYLQDLRHGQVDPRNAQYPVHIAPKPSLDIAGLLKQNLASQTLTELVGQFEPKAKQYQQLKQILHHFQQLKLQNDVGEFKPKKMLRPGDHHAQIPILRQRLTLMGVLRASNDSDSGLYDNDLVDAVKTIQQQQGLKADGVIGPATLALFKQSHGDEIPRIELAMERARWIPDPSDGPMIMVNIPAFELWAFNSADDPNPLNMKVIVGKAPDKQTPILWEEMKYLEFMPYWNIPMTIFKKEILPKAANNQGYLASQDIELVRHQNSEASGGGSYIRARQRPGKKNPLGRVKFVFPNNADVYLHDTPSKAAFNRPRRDLSHGCVRVSEPERLAEFVLGEQLGWDTETIKQAMSASKTRHVTLKRAIPVLFYYGTTFVDHENQLHFYPDIYGQDEQLKQALNKLQSPVLVKSDASNQLAKSNTSELLSSP from the coding sequence ATGCCTGTTCCACTCCCAGAATCAAGCCAGCCCGTAATTGATAGCATTGTCGAACCTGTAAGCCTGATTCCGACAGACAATCCCATCGGCGCAATTTTGCTCAGCAAACGCCACCCGTTATTGCTCCGCGCCGATTTCACTCGCGTCAGCGACCCTGTGATTCAGATTTATCAGCATAATGGTTTTGAGCCCATTTGGTTTACCCCCCATCGCTCGGAAAAAAATCTGCAAGATTTGATCACCATCCTGAGCAATGCCTCGAGTGATGCGCTGAATCCAATCAATTACGATGTCGAGCTCATCAAGAATTCGATCGGCCAGCAAGATTTGGATAGCAATATGACAGCCAGCTACGATGTGGCCTTGACCGTATCGTTAGTACGTTACTTGCAGGACTTGCGGCATGGGCAAGTCGATCCGCGCAACGCCCAGTATCCCGTACATATTGCCCCCAAACCATCGTTGGACATTGCCGGCTTGCTGAAGCAAAATCTGGCGTCTCAAACATTGACTGAACTGGTAGGCCAGTTCGAGCCCAAGGCCAAGCAATACCAACAGCTCAAGCAAATTTTGCATCACTTTCAACAGCTGAAGCTTCAAAATGATGTGGGTGAATTCAAGCCGAAAAAAATGCTGCGCCCAGGCGACCATCATGCCCAAATTCCCATCCTACGCCAGCGCCTAACATTGATGGGTGTACTTAGGGCCAGCAACGATAGCGATAGCGGACTTTACGACAACGATCTGGTCGACGCCGTCAAGACTATTCAGCAACAACAGGGCTTAAAAGCCGATGGCGTGATTGGCCCTGCCACCCTGGCATTATTCAAGCAATCCCATGGCGATGAAATCCCCAGGATTGAACTGGCCATGGAACGTGCTCGCTGGATTCCGGACCCAAGCGACGGTCCAATGATCATGGTCAACATACCCGCATTTGAACTGTGGGCATTCAATTCCGCTGACGATCCCAATCCGCTGAACATGAAAGTGATCGTCGGCAAAGCGCCGGACAAACAAACGCCGATACTCTGGGAAGAAATGAAGTATTTGGAATTCATGCCGTACTGGAATATTCCAATGACCATCTTCAAGAAAGAAATCCTGCCGAAGGCAGCCAACAATCAAGGTTATTTAGCCAGCCAGGATATAGAACTGGTTCGGCATCAAAATAGCGAGGCTTCAGGCGGAGGCAGTTACATTCGCGCCCGGCAGCGCCCAGGCAAGAAAAACCCGTTAGGGCGGGTGAAATTCGTATTCCCGAATAACGCCGACGTTTATTTACACGACACACCCAGCAAGGCGGCATTCAACCGCCCTCGTCGTGATTTGAGCCATGGCTGCGTGCGAGTATCGGAACCGGAACGCTTGGCGGAATTCGTATTGGGGGAACAGCTGGGCTGGGACACGGAAACCATCAAACAAGCCATGTCTGCTTCCAAGACACGCCATGTCACCCTTAAACGCGCGATCCCCGTGTTGTTTTATTATGGCACCACGTTTGTCGACCATGAAAATCAGTTGCATTTCTACCCCGACATTTACGGACAGGATGAACAACTGAAACAAGCTCTCAACAAACTACAATCACCCGTCCTGGTCAAATCTGACGCCAGTAATCAGTTGGCCAAGAGCAATACATCGGAACTGCTATCCAGCCCGTAA
- the metK gene encoding methionine adenosyltransferase encodes MNKNYLFTSESVSEGHPDKVADQISDAVVDALLAQDPRSRVACETLVKTGMVLLAGEITTSAWVDMEELVRKVVCEIGYDHGDIGFDGNSCAVLNAIGKQSADIAMGVDESENHEQGAGDQGLMFGYASNETDVFMPAPITYAHRLVERQAKLRKNKTLPWLRPDAKSQITFRYENNKPVAIDAVVLSTQHSPEVGGKLLEEAVMDEIILPTLPAEWLHKDTQYFINPTGQFIIGGPVGDCGLTGRKIIVDTYGGMARHGGGAFSGKDPSKVDRSAAYMGRYVAKNIVAAGLAERCEIQVSYAIGVAEPTSISIETFGTGKIEEDKLVKIVREHFDLRPKGLIAQLGLLKPIYRPTAAYGHFGRNEATFSWEKTDKAEALRDAAGI; translated from the coding sequence GTGAATAAAAACTACCTTTTTACCTCAGAGTCCGTATCCGAAGGTCATCCCGATAAAGTGGCCGACCAGATTTCCGATGCGGTTGTCGATGCCTTGTTGGCGCAAGACCCGCGTTCCAGGGTGGCTTGTGAGACTCTGGTAAAAACCGGGATGGTATTGCTGGCGGGGGAAATCACCACCAGTGCCTGGGTTGACATGGAAGAGCTGGTCAGAAAGGTAGTCTGCGAAATCGGCTACGATCATGGCGACATCGGTTTCGACGGCAACAGCTGCGCGGTCTTGAACGCGATCGGCAAACAGTCCGCCGACATCGCGATGGGCGTCGATGAATCTGAAAACCACGAGCAAGGTGCTGGCGACCAGGGGCTGATGTTCGGTTATGCCAGCAACGAAACCGACGTGTTCATGCCTGCGCCTATTACTTATGCTCACCGTTTGGTGGAAAGACAGGCCAAATTGCGCAAAAACAAAACCCTGCCTTGGTTGCGTCCGGACGCGAAAAGCCAGATCACTTTCCGCTACGAAAACAACAAACCGGTCGCGATTGACGCGGTGGTGTTGTCGACCCAGCACTCGCCGGAAGTCGGCGGCAAATTGCTGGAAGAAGCGGTAATGGATGAAATCATTCTGCCTACATTGCCGGCGGAATGGTTGCACAAGGACACCCAATATTTCATCAACCCGACCGGTCAATTCATCATCGGCGGTCCCGTCGGCGACTGCGGTCTGACCGGCCGTAAGATCATCGTCGATACCTACGGCGGCATGGCGCGTCACGGCGGCGGAGCATTCTCCGGCAAAGATCCTTCCAAAGTGGATAGATCGGCGGCCTATATGGGGCGCTATGTGGCGAAAAATATCGTCGCGGCAGGCCTTGCCGAACGCTGCGAAATTCAGGTGTCTTACGCGATTGGCGTGGCAGAGCCGACTTCGATTAGCATCGAAACCTTCGGCACCGGCAAGATCGAGGAAGATAAGCTGGTCAAGATCGTGCGTGAACACTTCGATTTGCGCCCGAAAGGCCTGATCGCGCAACTGGGCTTGTTGAAACCGATTTACCGCCCAACTGCGGCCTACGGTCACTTTGGCCGTAACGAAGCCACTTTCAGCTGGGAAAAAACCGACAAAGCCGAAGCATTGAGAGATGCGGCCGGCATTTAA
- the ahcY gene encoding adenosylhomocysteinase, whose product MTQTDYKVADMALAEWGRKEIKIAETEMPGLMALRAEYGASQPLKGARIAGCLHMTIQTAVLIETLTALGAEVRWSSCNIFSTQDHAAAAIAAAGIPVFAWKGETEAEAEWCIEQTILGPNGWRPNMILDDGGDLTNMMHDKFPELMADVKGLSEETTTGVLRLTERVAKGTLKVPAFNVNDSVTKSKFDNLYGCRESLVDGIKRATDVMVAGKIAVVCGYGDVGKGCAQSLRGLGATVWITEIDPICALQAAMEGYRVVTMDEAASVGNIFVTATGNVHVITHEHMKAMRDQAIVCNIGHFDSEIDIASLRQYTWENIKPQVDHVIFPDGKRIIVLAEGRLVNLGCATGHPSFVMSNSFCNQVLAQIELWNNADQYENKVYVLPKKLDEKVARSHLAQIGVKLTQLTAEQAAYINVPVEGPYKPDHYRY is encoded by the coding sequence ATGACTCAAACCGATTACAAAGTAGCCGATATGGCTTTGGCCGAATGGGGCCGTAAGGAAATCAAGATCGCCGAAACTGAAATGCCGGGCCTGATGGCTTTGCGCGCCGAATACGGCGCTTCGCAACCCTTGAAAGGCGCGCGCATCGCCGGTTGTCTGCATATGACCATTCAGACTGCGGTTTTGATCGAGACATTGACCGCATTGGGCGCCGAAGTGCGCTGGTCTTCCTGCAATATTTTCTCGACCCAGGATCACGCCGCGGCGGCGATTGCGGCGGCCGGCATTCCGGTTTTCGCCTGGAAAGGCGAAACCGAAGCCGAAGCCGAATGGTGCATCGAACAAACCATTCTGGGGCCGAACGGCTGGCGTCCGAACATGATTCTGGACGACGGCGGCGACCTGACCAACATGATGCACGACAAGTTTCCCGAGTTGATGGCCGACGTCAAAGGTCTGTCGGAAGAAACCACGACCGGCGTATTACGCCTGACCGAGCGCGTCGCGAAAGGTACGCTGAAAGTGCCGGCGTTCAACGTCAACGATTCCGTCACCAAATCCAAATTCGACAATCTATACGGATGCCGCGAGTCCCTGGTCGATGGCATCAAGCGCGCGACCGACGTGATGGTGGCTGGCAAGATCGCGGTGGTTTGCGGCTATGGCGATGTCGGTAAAGGCTGCGCGCAATCCTTGCGCGGCTTGGGGGCGACCGTCTGGATCACCGAAATCGATCCGATTTGTGCATTGCAAGCGGCAATGGAAGGCTATCGCGTCGTGACCATGGATGAAGCTGCTTCAGTTGGCAACATCTTCGTGACTGCGACCGGCAACGTGCACGTCATTACGCACGAGCACATGAAGGCCATGCGCGACCAGGCCATCGTTTGCAACATCGGTCATTTCGATTCCGAAATCGATATCGCTTCGTTGCGTCAATACACCTGGGAAAACATCAAGCCGCAGGTGGATCACGTGATTTTCCCGGACGGCAAACGCATCATCGTGTTGGCGGAAGGCCGTTTGGTGAATCTGGGTTGCGCGACCGGTCACCCCAGCTTCGTGATGTCCAACTCGTTCTGTAACCAGGTGTTGGCGCAAATCGAGCTATGGAATAATGCCGACCAATATGAAAACAAGGTTTACGTATTGCCGAAAAAACTGGACGAGAAAGTCGCCCGTTCGCATTTGGCGCAAATCGGCGTGAAACTGACTCAATTGACTGCCGAACAGGCCGCGTATATCAACGTACCGGTCGAAGGGCCTTATAAGCCGGATCATTATCGTTATTGA
- a CDS encoding 16S rRNA (uracil(1498)-N(3))-methyltransferase, translating to MRVSRLYVNAALNAGGCIELDDDAAHYVRSVLRLKAGDAIVLFNGLGGEYASRFSEVSRKNVRVEIEAFSARDVESPLRVCLGMGISRGDRMDWAVQKAVELGVAELTPLLTERCVTKLNDDKKQQRWQHWHGIVRHAAEQSGRTCLPLLGNIAELSDWVERPRGLKVFLDPYAELTLADLQPSDSQITLLSGPEGGFSDAERQIAKAAGFVPVRMGARILRTETAVLSALSAVQTLWGDFR from the coding sequence ATGCGCGTATCCCGATTATATGTGAATGCGGCCTTGAACGCTGGCGGCTGTATCGAACTGGACGACGACGCGGCGCATTACGTGCGGTCGGTGTTGCGGCTGAAAGCCGGCGACGCGATTGTGCTGTTCAACGGCCTGGGTGGGGAATATGCCAGCCGTTTCAGCGAAGTCAGCCGCAAAAACGTGCGCGTCGAAATCGAAGCTTTCTCGGCGCGCGACGTAGAGTCGCCGCTGCGGGTTTGTTTGGGCATGGGCATTTCGCGCGGCGACCGCATGGATTGGGCCGTGCAAAAGGCCGTGGAATTGGGCGTGGCCGAATTGACGCCGCTACTGACCGAACGCTGCGTCACCAAACTCAACGACGACAAAAAACAGCAACGCTGGCAGCATTGGCACGGCATCGTCCGCCATGCCGCCGAGCAATCCGGCCGCACCTGCTTGCCGCTGTTGGGCAACATCGCCGAATTATCCGACTGGGTTGAACGGCCGCGAGGCTTGAAGGTGTTTCTCGATCCTTATGCCGAGCTAACCCTGGCCGATCTGCAGCCAAGCGATAGCCAAATCACGCTGCTGTCTGGCCCGGAAGGCGGTTTCAGCGACGCGGAGCGGCAAATCGCCAAGGCCGCCGGCTTCGTGCCGGTGCGGATGGGCGCGCGCATTTTACGCACTGAAACCGCCGTGCTGTCGGCTTTGAGCGCGGTGCAAACGCTGTGGGGGGATTTTCGCTGA